The genomic stretch CATCCTTGCGTTGGCCCGCCCGTTGGGAATGGCGTACTGCTGACTTCATTGCCCGCGCGCCTGGCGAGATGGGCGGAAGCGCCGGATTCAGGCCCCGGCGATTTCGACTCTTACACCGCGAAGACCGGGACACAGCGGCTTCCGGCCTTCGCGGCAAGTACAGCTACATCAGGCCTTGCCCTTGCCAGTCACAGTCCGGGCAGCTTCTTCGCAATCCTTCTCGCGCCACAGGAACTGCTGCGCCAGCACATCCTTGTCGAACAGGATCTTGTATTGGCAAGCCTTGTCGCCCGCAGGGGTCTGCAGGCGGAACAGGTAGTCCCATTCGCGCACGAAGAAGAAGCCTTCCAGGAAATGCGGCCGGCCCAGCAAGTGGTAGAGCTGGTCCTTGGTCATGCCGGGCTTGACCAGCGCCAGCTTGGCCGGGTCGGGGTAGATCCCTTCGCGCAGCGTCATGGTGGTGTCGGTCATCTCCGGCCACACCGGCGCCGCGCTGGCGCCGCGGTCGTCGATCTTGCTGAGGTTGCCGCAGCCGGACAGTGCCAGCGCCAGCAGCAGGGCAGCGCAGGGCGCCGCGTGGTGTTTTATCGATGCATACATGGTGTCGAGTTCCTTGATATTCTGAAGCGCGCAGACGGGCACCGCGGTGCTGCCGGTGCCGTCTGCTGCACGGACGGGTCCGCGCGGCTTACCACTGATAACCCATACCCACGGCGCCGCCGTAGTCGCCACGCGAGGTGGCTGCGCCGGACGCCTTCATCACCCACGAACCGTTCTCCGACACCCGCGACAGGCCCAGCGCGTAGCCGGTCTCGCCATTGAACGTGGCGGTGCCGATGGCGAGCATGCTCTTGCTCGGCAGGTACGCCTGCGGCAGGCTGGCCATGGCC from Cupriavidus nantongensis encodes the following:
- a CDS encoding outer membrane protein assembly factor BamE, encoding MYASIKHHAAPCAALLLALALSGCGNLSKIDDRGASAAPVWPEMTDTTMTLREGIYPDPAKLALVKPGMTKDQLYHLLGRPHFLEGFFFVREWDYLFRLQTPAGDKACQYKILFDKDVLAQQFLWREKDCEEAARTVTGKGKA